Below is a genomic region from Criblamydia sequanensis CRIB-18.
AAGGCAAAAATGACTATCATGAAGATTGTTTGAATGTGATAGCCAAAATTCCTCTTCTTGGAGCAGAAGTCATTAATTATCATGGTGGTTTTAAGGGAAAACCCTTTGATCCAAACCTTGGCTATATGGAAAATTTTGCCAATATGCTGGGGGGACCGTCTTCCGGAAGCCCTGATTTAAAAGAGGCCCTGACTCTTTTTAACATCCTTCACTATGACCATGGAGGAGGGAACCTTTCTACTTTTATCGGCAAAGGAGTAGCATCAGGGCTTGAAGATATGTATGGCTCGCTTGCAGCTTCTATGTGTGCGCTAGCCGGGCCAAGACATGGAAGGGCCAATCAAGATTGTCTTGAGTTTACAGAAAAAGTATTAAATGAAGTCGGCGAGAATGCAACAAACAGCCAAATTGAAAATTTAATCAGAAAACGATTGGCTGATAATGAACTTATTTTTGGTTTTGGGCATGCCGTCTTAAGAGTTGAAGACCCAAGAGCCACCATTTTATATGAGCTGGCAAAGAAAAAATATGCCGACAAGCCTCTTGTAAAAATTGCTTTAAAATTGAAAACCGAAGGCACAAAAGTACTTTCGGAAAACCCTAAGATTTCAGACCCTTTTCCAAATGTGGATGCCATATCAGGAACGATTCTTTCGGTTAGCGGTTTTCCTTATCCTGAATACTTTACTATTCTATTCGGGATTTCAAGATGTGTTGGCATTGCAAGACAAATTGTTTATGAAAGGCTTGAAGCTAGGGATAAAAAGGGAACCCCTATTTATAGACCAAAATATCTTTACAAATCTCGTGAAAGCAACTAATCTTTTCTAAAGATAAAGACAACAAAAGAACTACTTATGACTTTTGATGAATTACGCCTAATTTTTAACCGAGCTTTGAAGTACTCTTTTAACCTTCGAAAAAATGCCGTGGTCTTCGGGGTTCTTTCCCTAGCCGGACTTCTCTTTGTTTTTTTTAGGAGCCTCTCGATCGGTGCCGGTAGATGGTTAAGCCTAAGCTTGACTTTCCTCCCCATATTCCTGGGGGCGGGTCTCCTGCTTTCTTTAGGGGTTTTTTTAATTCGTATGTATCATGATGAAATTAAAGGCAAACCCATCGGGATTAAGGCTTTATTTTCGAAATCCTGGGATGTCATTTTAGGTTCAAGCTATTTCTCCATACCTATTGTCTTGCTATACTTAATCTTATGGATGATTCTTGGCATTTTTGTGCTCCTAAGCGAAATCCCGCTCCTCGGGCCATTTTTCTATGCCATATTGGCGTTTGGTCCTTTTCTTATAAACTTTTTATCCTTGGTTCTTTGTATCTTAAGCGGAGCGCTTCTTTTTTTTGTGGCTCCTTCTATTGCCTTAAGAGGCTTAAATGCTCTTAAACTCTCCCAGACTCTGACGGCTCGTTTTAAAGATGATGCTTTTACGAACATCTTTTTAGCGATTGTCGGGTTTCTTCCCTTTGCCTTAATGCTATTTTTCTTGATGCTAGCCGCTGAAATGAGTGGAAAACTCGCTTTTAACCCGCCTCAATACCCTGCTTTCGCAGCTTTGCAATGGTTTTTCATGATGATTCCCTTTGCTGCGTTATTAGCTCCTGCCGTGACTTTTTTCTTTAATTTTTCTGCAGAAGCGCATGTCATGATGAAAAATCGATTGAAATCGGAGCCTAACCCTCAAAAATAGACTTCTTTTAAGAGAAGTCTAAAAAATAGACTTCTTTCAAAAGAAGTCTAATAGGTTCGTTTACAGCTTAAATCCTCTAAGATAAGCTTGGCTAACATTTCTCCTAAAAACGAGTGGTAGAGAAGCCCTTTGGAGCCAAGGGCAACAAAAGCATAAACCTTACTTGAAATCTGTTTAGCAATTGGAAAGTGGTTTGGAGCAGTAAGCCTTATGCCGCTTTCAACTTTTACAGGTGTTTTCCCGGCAAGAGGCGGATAAAGCTCTTTAATAAGGGGCATCAAATGAGTATAGGCGAATTCTAGATCGGCTGTATTATCCTTATTGTTTCTCTCAAAAGTCGCCCCTGCATAACAGGTTTTCCGCCCCTTTTGCATAACGATATAGCACTTTGAATTCAGAGCTTTTGCCAAAGGGGTCCACTCGCTCGGCCAATCAAAAATTAGTCCTTGTCCTTTTACAAATCTCAAAGGAAGGGAGCTAAGCTCTTGAAAGCTCGGGCTATAGCTTCCTGAGGCTATCACAATGGCGTCAAAGCCGGTTAGCCGACTAATATCCTCACCTTTTTCTTTAAGAAAAATAGCATTTCCAGCCCTTAATAGATTTGCAAGACCGTCCAAATAGCTTGGCACATCAATGGCAAGAGCCTCTTCTATGTAAAGGGAAGGGGCGTAGGGTGCGCCTTTTACCGTTTCAATGGTTTCTTCAGGGCTTAGCCATTTTAAAGCGAGATGAGATTTATTTTTTTCATAAGACTTTTTAAAGGGGTCTACTTGCTCTTCTTTTGTCGCTACACGCAAAATTCCCTTATGCAAAATACAACTGTCAATAAGCTTTTGATCCACAGTTTCGATAAGTTTTTTTGAGGAGTAAAATCCTTCCAATCCCTTCGGGCTTAAAGAGGCTCTTGCGCCTCCAAGGGGATGCAAAAGACCCGCTGCCACTTTTGATGCTCCGCCTCCAATTCCTTCCGGATCAAAAAAAGTCAATTCAAGAGAGGGCAAAAGGGAACTTAGATGATAGCCGAGAGCAAGCCCTGCAATACCGGCTCCTAGAATGGCTATTCTTTTTTTTTTATTCTGCATGAAAATAAGTCGTGCTTTTGATAAAACTTGTTTTTCCAATTAAACTTATATTTTAGTTAAGTGAATAGGATATCGTAATTAATCAATCATTATCAAGAGTTTGAAGAAATGGATCCCAATATTTCCCCAAATGTCAGAAAAAATATACGCAACTTTCTGATGGTTCTTTTCTCCGCTGTTGTCTTTGGACTTTTAATCTCTCTTTTCTTTGTTATTTACTATAGCCCTTTAGAAAAATATCGAGCTAAGGATACCCTGATTTCACCCAAAACGGCCGCCTCTTTAAAATTGAATCTTCCTATTGATTCAAAACAAACAGCCACTTTTTCCTTTAGCGGAATCAGCTTCACCTATAAGGAAAATAATTCCCAAAAAGATGTGACCCTTCCTGTCAAACTTGAGGATTATCATAAGTTTTACGATTCATTAAACCATGACTTAAGTGAAACTAATAAGGAAACAAGAGAAATCCCTTTTCAAAATGGGCTATCGGCCAGTATTGATATCAAAGTGAATGACCCCTTCTCAAACCACGAAAAGGTGCTCCAGCATATTGAAATCGGTAAGTTCGGGGATCATTACAGGGTTCAGCTTTTTCAAGATAACAAGCAAGAGCCATGGGCTTATTTTTATCACCCCGGCGTTCTTCAAGAAGCAAAGTCCCTATTTATTCAAAGCGGGTCTCAATAGATGGAATCCACTTTTTTATTTTTGGGGACAGGAGGCTCGCTTGGGGTGCCTGTTGTCGGATGCAGCTGCCCCATATGTTTATCTCATGATAAAAAAAATAAACGGTTAAGGTCGTCGGCTCTTATAACCACTCGAAACAAAAAATTTTTAATAGATTGCGGCCCAGATTTTAGACAGCAAGCGTTAATACATGGCATCAACTCAATTGATGGTTGTCTTATAACCCATATCCATCATGATCATACCGCAAGCATTGATGAGCTTCGCGTATTTACATTTACAAATAAAAAATCTTTGCCTTGCTTGATGTCACCTGAAACTGCCTCTGACATTAGAAGACGTTTTGATTATCTTTTTTTAGAAAGTGAAAGGGAAAAAAGGAGCCTTTCCATTTTAGATATTCATGAGCTTCCAAAAAAATCAGGAAAGATAAATTTTGAAGGAGTTGAGGTTATCTATGTCGGATATGAACAATCGGGCACATCTGTAACAGGCTATCGTTTCGGAGATCTTTCCTATATTTCTGATATTAAAATCTATGATGAGGATATTTTTGATTTTTTAAAGGGGACAAAGATTTTAATTGTATCTGCTCTTCGGTTTACCCACTCCAATTTGCATTTTTCTGTGGATGAGGCTATCGATTTTTCCAAAAAAATCGGAGCTTCAAAAACTTTTCTCACCCATCTTTCCCACGAACTTGATTTTGAAAAGACCTCCGCCTATTTGCCGGATAACGTACATTTAGGCTACGATGGCCTTTCTTTTAATTTCTGAACCGCTGCCTTTATTGATTTAAATCGCTGACTTGATTTAAACTTATTTCAGAAAATCAAGTTTAATCACCAGGGGTGCTGAAGCTTTTCTCACGAATGGGAAATGTTTTTAGCTGAGAGAGTCCCTAACAACCTGATCCGGATAATACCGGCGGAGGGAGAGTGAAGATGTTCCCAAAAGCATCCTTTTATCGGCTTTTAAAAGCCATTTCCAAATGCTGTAAAGAGAGAAATAATTTTATATTTTCAGGCGGTAGAAATGTCTGAAAATATTCTAATTCCCGAGATCAAGAAGAAGGCTTCTCTGCCAAAAGAAGTTTTTATAGGTTGGCTCACAAGCTTATCGGAAGCTTATAACACTGCTATTTTTAGTTTCCTAGCCCCGATGCTGGCTCTTTTCTTTTTTCAAAATGAAAATAGTTTTACGTCCCTTTTCTTTTCTTATAGTTTTGTTTTTTTAGGCTCCTCTTTGTTTTATCCCCTGGGCGCTTTTTATTATGGAACTATGGGCGACGCGAAGGGAAGACAAAAAACTTGCGTCTATTCCACCCTTGGACTTGCAATTTCAACAGGGCTCATTGCTTTTATTCCCGAAGGCACCTATGGTGCTTTCTTCCTTCTTATCCTTATTTGCGCGCAACATTTTTTTTCAGGCGGGGAATACTATGGCTCGATTGTGTTTTCGATTGAGCATGCAGACAAAGAAAAAAGCGGGATTTTAAGTGCCTTAAGCTGTCTTTTTGCAAGTTTTGGACTAGCGCTTGCCAACGGCCTTGCGTACTTTCCATTATTGAAAGGCAATGAACTTTGGATGAAAAGCTGCTTCATTATTGGAGCTTTAGGGGGGATGGTAAGCTATCTTCTAAAAAACTATTGTCAAGAAACTCCGGCTTTTAAATCCTTACCCTTATTGGCGGGAAAAGAAACAAAAGTCTTTGAATTCATAAAAAAAAGAAGCAAAAGCCTTTTAAAAGTTGTTATCGTTTCAGCTCTATTTATTATTTCTTATAATTTTATTTTTATCTTTCTCCCTTTACATCAAAATGGAAGTGAAACAAGCGATTCTTTTAAACCTCTGATTTTTTATGGTTTTAGCATTCTCTTTGCAGGATTTCTAGCTGATAGATTCGGTTTAAAGCGGGTCTTAATGTCCGGAATTCTTTTGTTTTCCCTAACAGTGACCCCTCTTTGCCTTTTTAAAATGGATTTATGGGTTAGACAGATTATTCTAACGTCTTTTGCCTCTCTTATTATAGGGCCCATTCATAGCTTTATGATGAATCAGTTTGAACCAAAAGAGCGCTGCAGAGGTCTTTTCATAGGATCTGCCATAGCTATGTCCTTATTCGGTGGAAGCACGGTACCGATTTGCTTACTACTTTTCTTTAAGTTCAACTCTTTGGCGGCAGCCTCTCTTTATCCAATGTCCATAGGGGCAGCATCGTTTATCTATCTTTATCAAGAGATTGAAGATTGCGGCATACGGATTGTAAAGATTCCGGCCAAGTCCGCCTAATCCTTAGGATAAGCGAGGAAAAAACTTGTTAATCAATTCTTTAAGCAATCAAAGGCTGTTTGCTTTCAAATAGCCGCATCCCTTACCATATAAGCGTCTCATTAACATAGTTCTTTAAGGAAAACCCCTATAACACATATGACAAATACTTTTTTAAAAGACGAGTCCCAGTTCAAAAAAAAGAATGCTCTTCTTGTTTCAAGCTATCAAGATTATAAAGAGAAGGAACTATGTTTAGAGCACCTGAAAGAACTTCATTTGCTTTGTGAAACTTTTGGTTTATACCCGCTTGATCAGATGGCTTGCCACTTAAGAAATATCTCTTCGGCCACCTTTTTAAGTAAGGGGAAGCTTGAGGAGATAAAGGAAAAAGCTCATGCGCTTCAGGCAGATGTTATAGTCTTTGATGATGAGATAACTCCTGGCCAGCAAAGAAACTTGGAGAAGCTATTAGAAAAACCTGTCATCGATAGGACCGAAATTATTATTGGTGTTTTTGCGGATAGAGCGGAAACTAAAGAAGCAAGACTTCAAGTTGAATTGGCTGAACTTAAATATCAGGCTCCTCGTCTTAAAAGGATGTGGACGCACCTTTCAAGACAAGCGGGTACTGCAGGCGGCGGCAAGGGAGGGGGAGGAGGCTACCTTAAGGGCGAAGGCGAGAAGCAAATTGAAATCGATAGGCGTATTCTTAAGCGTAAAATTGCTCAGCTTGAAAATGAAATTGCAGAGGTTCGAAAAACTAGAAATGTTCAACGGGCTCAAAGGGAAAAAACGGGAATTCCGGTGTTTGCCATCATTGGGTATACAAATGCCGGCAAGTCGACTTTATTAAATGCTTTGACAGGCGCATCAGTTTTTGTTGAAGATAAGCTTTTTGCCACACTTGATACGACAACAAGAAAATTTACCTTGGATAATAACCAGGAAATCTTATTGATCGATACGGTAGGTTTTATCAGAAAATTGCCTCACCATTTGGTGGCAGCCTTTAAAAGCACTCTTGAAGAGGCACTAAGAGCAGATATCTTGATTCATCTAATTGATTCGAATCATAAGATGTCCTTAGAACATGCAGAAGTGGCTACAGATGTTTTAAAAGAACTCGGGGCTAAAGATAAACCCATTATTACAGTTCTAAATAAGATTGATTTAGCTTCAGAATCCGGGCAAATCTCTAAACTTCGTCTTCAATACCCTAAAACAGTTAGGATTTCAGCTCTCAAACAGATTGGGTTTGAAGAATTAAAAGAAGCCATTAAACAGGAGATTAAGTCCTTAAGACAAAAGATGCGGCTTAGAATCCCTCAAAATCAATACCATCTTGTTAGCGAAGTTATTCGAGAGGGGACTGTTTTATCTCAGGAATATGATGAAAATGACATTCTAATGGAGGTGAATTTGCCTCATCGCCTTGCAGGAAAACTAAAGCAATATGAGAGGAGTTAGACTTCTTTTTAAAAGAACCCTAGATAAATTTTCGTTTTAATTGACCTCTTCTTTCTAAAGATGCTAGAAAAGAAGCTATCTTAAATCAAAGGCAATTTTTTAAATGGCATCACTAAATTCCATCGGGATCCGGGAAACATCCGCACACTCATTAGAGGATCCAAAAAATGAAAATGCAAGTCCCATTTATACTCTTGCTAAAAGAGCCCTTCTTTTTGGCACATCAAGCGGTTTGTCACTGATAAAAGCAAGCTTGATCACCTCAAATTTTGAAAAAGAGATTGACCTAGAGCTTAACAGGATCATTAAACTTTCTCCGCCTTCATGGCATTTATCAAAGTTTTTACACCTCGTATTCCAATATGTTTCACCGCACCTTGTGAAAGCTTTACTTAATTATTTGCAAAAAAGCCATGCCGATAAGTCTATCCTTAATCATTTTGTAAACAGCCAACGCACTTCCCTGGAAAATTATGCCATTTTTATTTTTCTAAGATTATCCGGCAATCTCATCCAATTTTATAAAAACGAAGATGTAAGAAATAAAGAAGAGGATGTTTTTCTAGGAACTTTAGCCTTTTTTTTTCGATTTCTTAAACAAAAGCTAAAACCCTTACAAAGCGAGCTTAGAGCCCTTGACGGAGAGGTATGTGAAGAGGCTAGAAGAACAAAACTTGAAATAATAAGACCTGTCTCGGAAGAAGTTTTAAGAATGCTTGCACCGGAAGATCATTTTGAGCTATGTCCTGAGAAAGGAGTCGCTCTTAAATTGCTCTTGGCGCCTTATTTTTGGACCTTCGTAAAAGAAACCGGCTTTCCTCAATTGATTTTATTTTTAGATCAATTTTTCTTTGGCGGGCTTCCTTTAGATAAGAAGGAAAAAGAATATTTAAAACTGCCGGGCGGCGAGCTGCTTTTAAAAGCAGTACAAGGGACAGTTGATGCTTTTTTTACGCAAATTAATTTTGCGGCTAGCCCTATTTTTGCACAAGTGATTGATCTTGGTATTAAGTTCATTTTACCTAACCTTTCAACCTCTTTAATACACGATTGGGTTAAAACCCGGGTGATGCGAATTCACCAAGTCGACCCTAAAGCTTTCCAATTTGTTTTAAGTGCTATTAAGAAACAGATAACTGCGCTAATAATAAAGCTGTCGCTTGCAAAAATTGATCAAAAAAAAATTAAGAAAGAAGGCAGTCTCTATAAATTCTTTTTAGACTCCTTTGTTAAGCGGGGAGAGTTTTCCTTTGACTTTCTAACATCCGAAGAATTTTTGAATAAAAAAATCCAATCGATTCTGGAGCCTTTCTATTCCTTTTCGAGCCACCCCAAAGTCATGGATGAGATTTTTGATTTATTAAAAGGAATTTCTCATTCATTTTGTAAATTTGCTGAAGAGCAATCTCGGTTTTTTGAATCGGAAGAGCAGGTCAAAAATCAACTTTGCCTGGCCTTATACAACAAAGAAATTTTTTTAGATTTGGCAAAGGAAGGTTCCAGTAACTTATTTAAGGAATTTCTTGAAGAAATCAGTGAAGTAAAAAGAGAGGATTTGAAAGATCGATCGCGTCTTTTTGAACTGACAGGCACAGCAAAAATTGTTAATGAAGTAAATAAATTTTTGGAATATTTAAGTAAAAATGCGGTTTCAAACCTCTTTAACGGGGACTTAATCGCTTTATTATCAAAAAGCAATGAGGCCTTCCTTTCAACAAATGAAAAAAAATCTTTTCAAGAGTTTCTAAAGCTTTTAGCAAACTCAAATGACCCGTCTCTTATTAGCTTAAGAGCTCTTTTAGAAAAACAAACGAGATTATTTTTTTTGCGCGGCTTAGCGGTTTTAATAGAGAAAACTCCTGACTTATTGGATGAAGGAGAATCTTCTAAAGAATTTTTTTTAGTGAATATTTTTTTCTATCTGATAAAACTTTTCGAAAAAAGAATAAGGTCTCTAAAGGATCTTTTCGATGAGGATAATGCGGAAGAAAAGAAAGCTGCTTTCATAAATTTATCGAAAGACTTTGCATCCTGGGTATTAAAAGAGCCTGAAACTTGCGAAAACACACTATCAAATAACATGGGGGCTTTTCTTAGGGAAATTGTCGAAACAAAAGTTCTTCCGCAGGTTTTAGAAGAGCTCTTATGGCACTCCTCAAAAAGGCTTCGCTATATAGAGGATTTTGACACAGAGTTAAAATCCATCTATGGAACAAATTACCCATCCGAAGCTTTTCATCTTTTAGAAAGTTTTTTATTGGAATTTCTTCCTCACCTTTTTAGGAGCAGGAGCGAAAAAATATCCGAATTTTTTATGGAGGTGCTATTAAAAAATTTAAAACCCATACCTGATTTCGAGCCGGCCTCAAAAATTGTTTCCGATAACAAATCTGACCTTTTAGCTTTTCTAAGTAAAAATTTTTCAAGGCTTGGTCAGCTTAATGAAGCCATAACGCTTACTGCAGAGAAAAGCAATAGTATAAAAGCCGGATATTCTTTCTTTGTAAGGTATGTCCTTTATGAGGGCTTGCCTAACTTTATTAACTTCAGTCATAGATTCAAACTTATCGATAGGGAAATACAAAATAACTCCGATTTTATTTTACCTGTGGTTATTAGAGTTTTAGATTTAGCGGCAGATCACTTTCGCCACATCAATAAAGTGACAAAAAGATTAAATAAAAAAGCAGCCTTTGATGTCACTCAAACTGAAATGCTTTTAGGTTTTAATGTGAAAGTGCACCCGGCTCTTTCCCTTGATCCAAAAGCTTCCTCCCAAGAGATTGACAAGATTAAATTAGATAAATTCTATCGACCGCTAACTAAGAACTTATTTGCCCTTTGCAATTCAACAAAAGAAAGTCTTTCCGTACACCCCTTGCTGCAAGGCCCCATCTTTAAATTTGTGGAAGAAGACCTTTTCCCCATGATCCTTTATGAGGTATTAGACTCTATTTTAAAGCCGGCGACTTTAGATACTTTTACAGCTCGGGCTTTATCTTCAGTACAAAAATCTTTTTCTTTAGTGATTCGAGAAGCCGAAAAAGAAGAAGAGGATAATTTAATCGAAGATGAAAAGCAAAAAGAGTTGAATCGAGCTTCAGGCGCTTTTGTGCTTCAGCTGATTGAACTTATCCCTAAAACTCTAGGAAAATCCCTTTTTAAAAGTGATAAAATTAAAAATTTGACTGCCGAGAAAGTAGGCCGATCAATTAGAAAGCTTTTATTA
It encodes:
- a CDS encoding citrate (Si)-synthase; its protein translation is MAEQPQLSEEVLFTIKRENLDSGLRGYPVGYCTSSSVDPNKGLFYVGRKVPDLVHWEPEKVIFLLYYGYEGTDQEIKAFKEDLKKRAPLSEKTIQHIRQLPKDGHPMKLFSASLLVLGMIEGKNDYHEDCLNVIAKIPLLGAEVINYHGGFKGKPFDPNLGYMENFANMLGGPSSGSPDLKEALTLFNILHYDHGGGNLSTFIGKGVASGLEDMYGSLAASMCALAGPRHGRANQDCLEFTEKVLNEVGENATNSQIENLIRKRLADNELIFGFGHAVLRVEDPRATILYELAKKKYADKPLVKIALKLKTEGTKVLSENPKISDPFPNVDAISGTILSVSGFPYPEYFTILFGISRCVGIARQIVYERLEARDKKGTPIYRPKYLYKSRESN
- a CDS encoding NAD(P)/FAD-dependent oxidoreductase, with translation MQNKKKRIAILGAGIAGLALGYHLSSLLPSLELTFFDPEGIGGGASKVAAGLLHPLGGARASLSPKGLEGFYSSKKLIETVDQKLIDSCILHKGILRVATKEEQVDPFKKSYEKNKSHLALKWLSPEETIETVKGAPYAPSLYIEEALAIDVPSYLDGLANLLRAGNAIFLKEKGEDISRLTGFDAIVIASGSYSPSFQELSSLPLRFVKGQGLIFDWPSEWTPLAKALNSKCYIVMQKGRKTCYAGATFERNNKDNTADLEFAYTHLMPLIKELYPPLAGKTPVKVESGIRLTAPNHFPIAKQISSKVYAFVALGSKGLLYHSFLGEMLAKLILEDLSCKRTY
- a CDS encoding MBL fold metallo-hydrolase, whose amino-acid sequence is MESTFLFLGTGGSLGVPVVGCSCPICLSHDKKNKRLRSSALITTRNKKFLIDCGPDFRQQALIHGINSIDGCLITHIHHDHTASIDELRVFTFTNKKSLPCLMSPETASDIRRRFDYLFLESEREKRSLSILDIHELPKKSGKINFEGVEVIYVGYEQSGTSVTGYRFGDLSYISDIKIYDEDIFDFLKGTKILIVSALRFTHSNLHFSVDEAIDFSKKIGASKTFLTHLSHELDFEKTSAYLPDNVHLGYDGLSFNF
- a CDS encoding MFS transporter, yielding MSENILIPEIKKKASLPKEVFIGWLTSLSEAYNTAIFSFLAPMLALFFFQNENSFTSLFFSYSFVFLGSSLFYPLGAFYYGTMGDAKGRQKTCVYSTLGLAISTGLIAFIPEGTYGAFFLLILICAQHFFSGGEYYGSIVFSIEHADKEKSGILSALSCLFASFGLALANGLAYFPLLKGNELWMKSCFIIGALGGMVSYLLKNYCQETPAFKSLPLLAGKETKVFEFIKKRSKSLLKVVIVSALFIISYNFIFIFLPLHQNGSETSDSFKPLIFYGFSILFAGFLADRFGLKRVLMSGILLFSLTVTPLCLFKMDLWVRQIILTSFASLIIGPIHSFMMNQFEPKERCRGLFIGSAIAMSLFGGSTVPICLLLFFKFNSLAAASLYPMSIGAASFIYLYQEIEDCGIRIVKIPAKSA
- the hflX gene encoding GTPase HflX; the protein is MTNTFLKDESQFKKKNALLVSSYQDYKEKELCLEHLKELHLLCETFGLYPLDQMACHLRNISSATFLSKGKLEEIKEKAHALQADVIVFDDEITPGQQRNLEKLLEKPVIDRTEIIIGVFADRAETKEARLQVELAELKYQAPRLKRMWTHLSRQAGTAGGGKGGGGGYLKGEGEKQIEIDRRILKRKIAQLENEIAEVRKTRNVQRAQREKTGIPVFAIIGYTNAGKSTLLNALTGASVFVEDKLFATLDTTTRKFTLDNNQEILLIDTVGFIRKLPHHLVAAFKSTLEEALRADILIHLIDSNHKMSLEHAEVATDVLKELGAKDKPIITVLNKIDLASESGQISKLRLQYPKTVRISALKQIGFEELKEAIKQEIKSLRQKMRLRIPQNQYHLVSEVIREGTVLSQEYDENDILMEVNLPHRLAGKLKQYERS